One stretch of Chryseobacterium indologenes DNA includes these proteins:
- a CDS encoding lipid A biosynthesis acyltransferase, with the protein MNKWKGKSKGTVLGYRIFVWCIRNIGIRSSYFVLYFVAAYYVLFQKKSNQYIFYYFQKRLNLNYWKAKRSIFKSYFTFGQVLIDKTAISAGLREKYTYEFDGIENLRNLLAAKKGGVLISAHIGNFEVAEHFFADIDFDCQINLVTTDQEVTVIKEYLESVSVNKSNIKFIYVKEDMSHIFEINQALSNNELICFTGDRYFEGSKFLEADLLGKSAKFPAGPFLIASRLGVPVVYVYVMKEKNLHYHLYARVAQNIKNRDSQGLLHSYVQNLETMVKKYPFQWFNYFDFWDDID; encoded by the coding sequence ATGAACAAGTGGAAAGGTAAATCTAAAGGGACGGTACTCGGATACAGGATATTCGTCTGGTGTATTAGAAATATCGGAATCAGAAGTTCATATTTTGTCTTGTACTTTGTGGCTGCTTATTACGTTCTGTTTCAGAAAAAAAGCAACCAATACATTTTCTATTATTTCCAGAAAAGACTAAATCTCAACTATTGGAAGGCTAAACGCTCTATTTTTAAAAGTTATTTCACATTCGGGCAGGTTCTGATTGATAAAACAGCTATATCTGCCGGATTGAGAGAAAAATATACCTATGAATTTGATGGCATTGAAAACCTTAGAAATCTTTTGGCTGCCAAAAAAGGAGGGGTTCTTATCAGTGCCCATATTGGTAACTTTGAAGTGGCTGAGCATTTCTTTGCCGACATAGATTTTGACTGTCAGATCAATCTGGTGACTACAGATCAGGAGGTTACCGTCATCAAGGAATACCTGGAGAGTGTTTCTGTTAATAAAAGCAATATCAAATTCATCTACGTAAAAGAAGATATGTCGCATATCTTTGAGATCAATCAGGCTTTATCCAATAATGAACTCATTTGTTTTACCGGAGACCGTTACTTTGAAGGATCAAAATTTCTGGAAGCCGATTTATTAGGAAAAAGTGCTAAATTTCCTGCAGGGCCATTTCTCATTGCTTCCCGACTGGGAGTTCCTGTAGTATATGTTTACGTAATGAAAGAAAAAAATCTTCACTATCATTTGTACGCAAGAGTTGCACAAAATATCAAGAATAGAGACTCTCAGGGACTTTTACATTCTTATGTTCAGAATCTTGAAACCATGGTTAAAAAATATCCGTTTCAATGGTTTAATTATTTTGACTTTTGGGATGATATTGATTAA
- a CDS encoding acyl carrier protein, producing MEREKIVAIVNDFLVNEFEVDGDEISNDANLKNTLGLDSLDYIDMVVVIESNFGVKLGEADFKKMVTFDDFYTTIENKIAEKNA from the coding sequence ATGGAAAGGGAAAAAATTGTTGCTATTGTTAATGATTTTCTGGTTAACGAATTTGAAGTTGACGGAGATGAAATCAGTAATGATGCTAACCTTAAAAATACACTGGGACTAGACAGTTTAGATTATATTGACATGGTTGTAGTGATTGAATCCAATTTCGGAGTGAAATTAGGAGAAGCAGACTTCAAGAAAATGGTAACATTTGATGATTTCTACACAACGATTGAAAATAAGATCGCTGAAAAAAACGCATAG
- a CDS encoding phytoene desaturase family protein, with the protein MKKEYDILVIGSGLGGLVSALILAKEGLKVCVLEKNNQYGGNLQTFSRDKLIFDTGVHYLGGLSKGQNLNRFFSYLEIIDDLELQKMDEDGYDRISFGDDTIEYPHAQGYQNFVEQLSVYFPEEKENLENYCEEIQYVCSQFPRYHVVGKDYYNEEILHLNTKRFIESVTQNKTLQSVLLGSNFLYAGDSENVPFYVHALTVNSYIQSAYKCVKGGSQISKLLIRKLRQYGADVHKHSEVSEFIFNENNILTSVKTKTGKEYVAKRFISNIEIRSTITLIGEERLKKSFLNRVLSWEPVSSCFSVYIVLKTHCLPNFNYNIYHYSSEQQVWNAYRYHKETWPETYMLSSTPSKHHPAFAESLTAISYMDFDEVKHWENTVNTVADEHERGEQYEKFKLEKTEKMIDALEKKIPGLRHAIQRIYTSSPLSYRDYIGSFEGNMYGYMKNSENPLKTMVSPRTKIDNLFLTGQSVNMHGILGVTIGAFNTCAEILGKETIDSRLDSMT; encoded by the coding sequence TTGAAAAAAGAATATGACATACTTGTAATCGGCAGCGGATTGGGAGGTCTTGTTTCAGCTCTTATTTTGGCGAAAGAAGGCCTGAAGGTTTGTGTGCTTGAAAAAAATAATCAGTATGGGGGAAATCTACAGACATTTTCAAGGGATAAACTTATTTTTGATACTGGAGTACATTATTTGGGTGGGCTTTCAAAAGGGCAGAATCTGAACCGTTTTTTTTCCTATCTGGAGATTATTGATGATCTGGAACTTCAAAAAATGGACGAAGATGGATATGATAGAATTTCCTTTGGAGATGATACTATTGAATATCCGCATGCTCAGGGCTATCAAAACTTTGTAGAACAATTATCTGTCTATTTTCCTGAGGAAAAAGAAAATCTTGAAAACTATTGTGAAGAGATTCAGTATGTGTGCAGTCAGTTTCCAAGATATCATGTAGTGGGAAAGGACTATTATAATGAAGAGATCCTGCATTTAAATACCAAGAGATTCATTGAATCCGTAACTCAGAACAAAACACTTCAGTCAGTCTTATTGGGATCTAATTTCCTGTATGCGGGAGATTCAGAAAACGTTCCTTTTTATGTTCATGCCCTAACGGTGAATTCTTACATACAAAGTGCTTATAAATGTGTAAAAGGAGGAAGCCAGATATCCAAATTACTGATCCGAAAGCTTCGTCAATATGGAGCCGATGTCCATAAACATTCAGAAGTTTCCGAATTTATTTTTAATGAAAATAATATACTGACTTCTGTAAAGACAAAGACAGGGAAAGAGTATGTTGCTAAGCGGTTTATTTCCAATATTGAGATTCGGTCCACCATAACGCTGATTGGTGAAGAAAGACTAAAAAAATCTTTTCTGAACAGAGTGTTAAGCTGGGAGCCGGTTTCATCATGTTTCAGCGTTTATATTGTTTTAAAAACTCATTGCTTGCCGAATTTTAATTACAATATTTATCATTATTCATCAGAACAACAGGTTTGGAATGCATACCGTTACCATAAAGAAACCTGGCCGGAGACGTATATGCTCTCATCTACCCCATCAAAGCATCATCCTGCATTTGCAGAAAGCCTTACCGCTATTTCCTATATGGATTTTGATGAGGTTAAACACTGGGAAAACACTGTCAATACTGTAGCTGATGAACATGAAAGGGGAGAACAATATGAAAAATTTAAGCTGGAAAAGACTGAAAAAATGATTGATGCTCTGGAAAAGAAAATTCCCGGATTAAGACATGCTATTCAACGGATATACACCTCTTCTCCTTTATCTTACCGGGACTATATTGGAAGTTTTGAAGGAAATATGTACGGGTATATGAAAAACTCGGAGAACCCGCTTAAAACGATGGTTTCTCCCCGTACAAAAATTGATAATCTTTTTCTGACAGGCCAATCTGTGAATATGCATGGAATTTTGGGGGTCACCATTGGTGCATTTAATACCTGTGCTGAAATTCTGGGAAAAGAAACTATTGACAGCCGTCTGGACTCAATGACTTAA
- a CDS encoding C45 family autoproteolytic acyltransferase/hydolase, which produces MSKSIHHLPDVKQYVLEIPKVKRINDSTFSYNQNLLTKNKQQLWELYIKGNPLQLGYNNGALTQDLMQKQERIFFSKVEGFVPSKFKQKLLNTFLKWYNRKMYLNVREDYQAELYGLSQYSSQQYDFIAPRYLRSLYLHGAHDIGHAMQDLAMVGCTSLAVWNENTEDGDMLIGRNFDFYVGDEFAQNKLVEFVEPEDGIPYMSVSWPGMIGVVSGMNKEGITVTINAGKSRIPLTAKTPISLVTREILQYAKNIDEAITIVKKRKVFVSESILVGSAHDKNAVIIEVSPKNFGIYRVENTSRVLCTNHFQSDAYKDDKRNQKQIKESHSEYRYEKLQELLQEEKKLNPEKMASILRNRFGLKDKSIGYGNEKALNQLLAHHAVIFSPEKKLVWVSSNPYQLGEFVCYDLNEIFSGKALRPDSFSKPPLNIPRDSFADSEEFENYELYRMLSKEIIEATENKNKELTDDFIPSYESLNPNFWKGYFLAGKYYYHKKEYLKAKIEFEKALTKEITTIPDQKLVEKYLNKINKKSK; this is translated from the coding sequence GTGTCAAAATCTATTCATCATCTTCCTGATGTAAAACAATATGTATTGGAAATTCCGAAGGTTAAAAGGATTAATGACAGTACATTCAGCTATAATCAAAATCTTCTCACCAAAAATAAACAGCAGCTTTGGGAGCTTTATATTAAAGGGAACCCATTGCAATTAGGGTATAATAACGGAGCGTTAACTCAGGACCTGATGCAGAAGCAGGAGAGGATTTTCTTTTCCAAAGTGGAAGGTTTTGTTCCTTCAAAGTTTAAGCAGAAACTTTTAAATACTTTTTTAAAGTGGTACAATCGTAAAATGTATCTCAATGTAAGAGAAGATTATCAGGCGGAATTGTATGGTTTATCACAATATTCATCGCAGCAATATGATTTTATTGCGCCAAGATACCTCAGAAGTCTGTATTTGCATGGTGCTCATGATATTGGGCATGCGATGCAGGATCTGGCGATGGTGGGTTGTACTTCCCTGGCTGTCTGGAATGAAAATACAGAAGACGGTGATATGCTGATAGGACGAAACTTCGATTTTTATGTTGGAGATGAGTTTGCTCAAAATAAGCTGGTTGAATTTGTAGAACCAGAAGATGGTATTCCTTATATGTCTGTGAGCTGGCCGGGAATGATAGGAGTCGTTTCCGGAATGAATAAAGAAGGAATTACAGTAACGATCAATGCGGGAAAATCAAGAATTCCTTTGACAGCAAAAACGCCTATTTCTTTAGTGACAAGAGAAATACTGCAATATGCTAAAAACATCGATGAAGCTATTACCATTGTTAAAAAGAGAAAAGTTTTTGTTTCAGAATCTATCTTAGTAGGAAGTGCTCATGATAAAAATGCGGTAATTATAGAAGTTTCACCGAAAAACTTCGGAATATATAGAGTTGAAAATACAAGTAGAGTATTATGTACCAATCATTTTCAGTCTGATGCTTATAAAGATGATAAAAGAAATCAGAAACAGATCAAAGAAAGTCACTCAGAATATCGCTACGAAAAGCTTCAGGAGCTCTTACAGGAAGAAAAAAAACTTAACCCGGAAAAAATGGCTTCCATTTTAAGGAACCGGTTCGGTTTAAAAGATAAAAGTATTGGTTATGGAAATGAAAAAGCATTGAATCAGCTATTGGCACATCATGCGGTCATATTTTCACCTGAAAAGAAGTTGGTTTGGGTATCCTCTAACCCTTATCAGTTGGGCGAATTTGTATGTTATGACCTTAATGAAATATTCTCAGGCAAAGCACTGCGGCCCGATAGTTTTTCCAAACCACCTTTGAATATCCCACGTGACTCCTTTGCTGATTCTGAGGAATTTGAAAATTATGAATTGTACAGAATGCTAAGTAAAGAAATCATTGAGGCTACAGAAAATAAAAATAAGGAGTTAACAGATGATTTTATTCCTTCTTATGAATCTTTAAATCCTAATTTCTGGAAAGGATATTTTCTTGCCGGAAAATATTATTATCACAAAAAAGAATATTTAAAGGCAAAAATAGAGTTTGAAAAGGCTCTTACCAAAGAAATAACAACCATTCCGGATCAGAAATTAGTTGAAAAATATCTTAATAAAATCAATAAAAAAAGTAAGTAA